In Citrus sinensis cultivar Valencia sweet orange chromosome 4, DVS_A1.0, whole genome shotgun sequence, one DNA window encodes the following:
- the LOC112498814 gene encoding cucumisin, which translates to MAKYLPILAITFTFLGILQCYASDDDSRKVYIVLLDPSLESTKDVALEFLAKVVEGRTPAESLVYVYKNVVTGFAARLTVKEAEKLARLQGVLSVIPEQNYQIGNPTAYGLELSEKSAGEISPISS; encoded by the exons ATGGCCAAATATTTGCCAATATTAGCCATCACCTTCACATTTCTGGGCATTCTCCAGTGCTATGCTAGCGACGACGACTCGAGAAAG GTATATATAGTGTTGCTGGACCCTTCTTTAGAATCCACAAAGGATGTTGCTCTTGAATTTCTTGCCAAGGTCGTCGAGGGCAG GACACCTGCAGAATCTCTTGTTTACGTTTACAAGAACGTGGTCACGGGGTTTGCAGCTAGACTAACCGTGAAGGAGGCAGAAAAACTAGCAA GATTGCAAGGCGTACTGTCTGTTATCCCGGAACAAAATTATCAGATTGGGAATCCAACTGCATACGGATTAGAATTATCAGAAAAATCAGCAGGTGAAATATCACCCATCTCCAGCTGA
- the LOC102617602 gene encoding 18.1 kDa class I heat shock protein-like — protein sequence MALSLFDSGRRSNVFDPFSLDIWDPFEGFSSSVANIPSSARETSALANTRIDWKETPEAHVFKADLPGLKKEEVKVEVEDGRVLQISGERSREQEEKNDKWHRVERSSGKFMRRFGLPENAKMDQIRASMENGVLTVTVPKEDVKKPEVKAIDISA from the coding sequence ATGGCTTTGAGTCTTTTTGATAGTGGCCGGAGGAGCAACGTGTTCGATCCGTTTTCACTGGACATATGGGATCCCTTTGAAGGGTTCTCATCGTCAGTCGCTAATATTCCGTCCTCAGCAAGGGAAACATCAGCCTTAGCCAACACAAGAATTGACTGGAAAGAGACCCCAGAAGCTCATGTGTTTAAGGCTGATCTTCCGGGGCTGAAGAAGGAAGAGGTGAAGGTGGAGGTTGAAGATGGAAGGGTTCTGCAGATAAGTGGAGAGAGGAGCAGAGAGCAGGAGGAGAAGAACGACAAGTGGCACCGTGTTGAGAGGAGCAGTGGAAAGTTCATGAGGAGGTTCGGGTTGCCTGAGAATGCCAAGATGGATCAGATCAGAGCTAGCATGGAGAACGGTGTGCTTACTGTCACTGTCCCTAAAGAGGATGTTAAGAAGCCTGAGGTTAAGGCTATTGACATTTCTGCCTGA